One genomic window of Paraburkholderia acidiphila includes the following:
- a CDS encoding copper resistance D family protein, which yields MKADWLWIGQVAMAAIVNIAYAFALGSAFYGAWLDKDGRTAVAPARLAWLRAQRSLRASSVVLVAALVMWMLYESASVSGESLPSAFGVVGTVLSQTHVGHAWSVAFAGALVLLGCAFAATSVARDGVLWLALVAIAAGRAGLGHAADAGFASAALGLHTLHVLSASAWSGIVMAGGLAVLPALGASTARGVLIRTAGQISNVAFFAVGFVIATGVFNALRGSGGSLDAVVDSEWGRVLLLKTALVVLALAMGGFNRLVAMPELRRAASTAAARRFVNVIHLEAIVMIGVLVTAAALAHSVPGYVLQG from the coding sequence ATGAAAGCTGACTGGCTCTGGATCGGGCAGGTCGCCATGGCGGCCATTGTCAACATTGCTTACGCCTTCGCGCTCGGCTCGGCGTTCTATGGCGCGTGGCTCGACAAGGACGGCCGCACGGCCGTCGCGCCCGCGCGCCTCGCATGGCTGCGTGCGCAACGCTCGCTGCGTGCCTCGTCGGTCGTGCTCGTCGCGGCGCTCGTCATGTGGATGCTTTACGAAAGCGCGTCGGTCAGCGGCGAGTCGTTGCCGAGCGCGTTCGGCGTGGTCGGCACGGTGCTCTCGCAAACGCATGTCGGCCACGCGTGGTCCGTGGCTTTCGCGGGCGCGCTCGTGCTGCTCGGCTGCGCGTTCGCGGCCACTAGCGTGGCGCGCGACGGCGTGCTGTGGCTCGCGCTCGTCGCCATCGCGGCGGGCCGCGCGGGACTCGGCCATGCCGCCGATGCGGGCTTCGCCTCGGCAGCGCTCGGTCTTCATACGCTGCATGTGCTGAGTGCCAGCGCCTGGAGCGGCATCGTCATGGCGGGCGGCCTCGCTGTCCTGCCGGCGCTCGGCGCATCGACGGCGCGCGGCGTGTTGATTCGCACGGCGGGGCAGATCTCGAACGTGGCGTTCTTCGCTGTGGGCTTTGTGATCGCGACGGGTGTGTTCAACGCGCTGCGCGGCAGCGGCGGCTCGCTCGACGCCGTCGTGGACAGCGAGTGGGGCCGGGTGTTGCTGCTCAAGACGGCGCTCGTTGTGCTCGCGCTCGCGATGGGCGGTTTCAACCGCCTCGTGGCGATGCCGGAGTTGCGGCGCGCGGCGTCGACAGCGGCGGCGCGCCGCTTCGTCAACGTGATCCATCTCGAAGCGATCGTGATGATTGGC